The sequence TGGACAGGAATTTCGGTGTTGCGTTCATTGGGTTCCTAGGTGAACTACATTACATTTTGATTCGGCATATTCTGTGAGGGTGATGGCTGATGCAGAGATCATCTCGATACGACACCGGCGGCAGCGTCCTTCATCGCCGCAGGCTTACCCGGGGCGAAGTTGATGCAAAGCTCGTCAACCTCATTCAACAGCAGCGGCACATTCACGAACCCGCACGCATACGGTACCTGCCCCTCCCTGCAGCAGCCATCACCCTCCAGATACTTACACGATGCACAGGTGCCAAAGGGAGGCATACCCTTCTCCAACGTCACCTGACCAAGCATGCGCTGCAAGGTATGCGCGAAGTCGCCACGCACTCCGGCTGGCAGTGCATCCACCGCACGAACCATGACTTCAAAACAGTCGTTTGCAAGAACGGCCGTGGCTTTATCGGTAAGATCGAGCCGGGCGCTGCGCCCGTCGATCTCAGAGCGTAGCCGCGTCAGATAACCTTGTGTTTCGAGGTTTTTGATCGTCTGCGACGCTGTGCCCCGGGTCGTGCCATGAAACGTAGCGAAAGCGGAAGGCGTCCGCGAGAAGCGGTTGGCTCGCGCG is a genomic window of Glaciimonas sp. CA11.2 containing:
- a CDS encoding MarR family winged helix-turn-helix transcriptional regulator, coding for MDSRGIAELFLHLGRIGFGEGFAKGLTAAQWTVLRYFARANRFSRTPSAFATFHGTTRGTASQTIKNLETQGYLTRLRSEIDGRSARLDLTDKATAVLANDCFEVMVRAVDALPAGVRGDFAHTLQRMLGQVTLEKGMPPFGTCASCKYLEGDGCCREGQVPYACGFVNVPLLLNEVDELCINFAPGKPAAMKDAAAGVVSR